A single Argentina anserina chromosome 7, drPotAnse1.1, whole genome shotgun sequence DNA region contains:
- the LOC126802946 gene encoding uncharacterized protein LOC126802946 isoform X1 yields the protein MHLHHPRTDEEANKDAVLLLLASGLMSLFLLYTLFWRFVLFGNPQYVEFQIESATVSGFKLDDSRLTGTWNFTLVATNPNQKVTVTVDTIDVSLFKYYTPYYATNRLPSVFVNSSGHSHVSFKLGLVDHYISDFDAIEIFQEKTTQGLVSFELKVAVFFTYRTKFWGIWDLKDSHLYSCTTCDPVQFGFSPNNDTGVFTVEC from the exons ATGCACCTTCATCACCCCCGAACAGACGAAGAGGCCAACAAAGATGCCGTTCTATTGTTACTCGCCTCCGGTTTGATGTCACTCTTTTTACTCTATACCTTGTTCTGGAGATTTGTGCTGTTCGGTAATCCTCAATACGTGGAATTCCAGATCGAGTCGGCGACCGTCTCCGGATTCAAGCTTGACGACTCTAGGTTAACCGGCACATGGAATTTCACCCTTGTTGCCACAAACCCCAACCAGAAGGTCACCGTCACAGTTGACACCATCGACGTCTCGTTGTTCAAGTATTACACACCCTACTACGCCACCAACCGGCTGCCTTCCGTGTTTGTGAACTCGTCGGGTCACAGCCATGTCAGTTTTAAATTGGGTTTAGTGGACCACTATATCAGCGATTTTGACGCCATTGAAATCTTTCAAGAGAAGACCACCCAGGGTTTGGTCTCATTTGAGCTAAAGGTGGCTGTCTTCTTCACGTATAGGACTAAGTTTTGGGGAATCTGGGATTTGAAAGACTCCCACTTATATTCCTGCACCACCTGTGATCCTGTTCAATTTGGTTTTTCCCCAAATAATGACACCGGAGTTTTCACAG TGGAATGCTAA
- the LOC126802946 gene encoding uncharacterized protein LOC126802946 isoform X2, whose amino-acid sequence MPFYCYSPPIESATVSGFKLDDSRLTGTWNFTLVATNPNQKVTVTVDTIDVSLFKYYTPYYATNRLPSVFVNSSGHSHVSFKLGLVDHYISDFDAIEIFQEKTTQGLVSFELKVAVFFTYRTKFWGIWDLKDSHLYSCTTCDPVQFGFSPNNDTGVFTGQSAICHDYC is encoded by the exons ATGCCGTTCTATTGTTACTCGCCTCCG ATCGAGTCGGCGACCGTCTCCGGATTCAAGCTTGACGACTCTAGGTTAACCGGCACATGGAATTTCACCCTTGTTGCCACAAACCCCAACCAGAAGGTCACCGTCACAGTTGACACCATCGACGTCTCGTTGTTCAAGTATTACACACCCTACTACGCCACCAACCGGCTGCCTTCCGTGTTTGTGAACTCGTCGGGTCACAGCCATGTCAGTTTTAAATTGGGTTTAGTGGACCACTATATCAGCGATTTTGACGCCATTGAAATCTTTCAAGAGAAGACCACCCAGGGTTTGGTCTCATTTGAGCTAAAGGTGGCTGTCTTCTTCACGTATAGGACTAAGTTTTGGGGAATCTGGGATTTGAAAGACTCCCACTTATATTCCTGCACCACCTGTGATCCTGTTCAATTTGGTTTTTCCCCAAATAATGACACCGGAGTTTTCACAGGTCAGTCGGCTATATGCCACGATTATTGCTGA